The genomic interval GCATGAAAAAGATTTACTGGCGGCAAATATCGAAACAACTTTAGTTGAAATAAGGAGATTAAAATAGCAAGTATTTCCATGCTTCAGCAAGTGCTAGGAGACGTATCATTACAAGCCTTTGTAATAATAATGGGGATCTAGTTAATTGGAATAATAGTTTATTGGAGGTCATGGCTGATTATTTTCACGATCTATTCTCATCTTCAAACGTGGATTGGAAAAGTGTGGTTAAGAGTGTCCATTGCTCGGTCACTAATGTgcaaaataattaactttttttggAATTCAAAGTTTGCTAAGAAGAGAGGTATTTTTTGGATGATGTGAGATTGAATGGCTAAGAGTAAATTTGTGGGAGGTATGGGTTTTAAGAGGCTGCATGAATTTATTATCGTCATGCTTGGCAAACAAGGATGGAGATTGTTAATGGTACTGACGacttaatttattgtgtatttaAATCCAGATACTTTCCCatgataattttcttaatgCTGAGTTAGGAAATAATCCTAGCTTTGTATGGTGGAGCATTTTAAATTTGGTTATCTGCTGGTGTATTAGCTCAGGGTCTCAAGTTAATGTTCTTTCTCAACCTTGGCTTCCTAACATTGCAAATTCTTATATTATTTCACAACATCCTAGTTTGGAAGAAATTACTGTGAACTAGCTTATGATTTGTGGAGAGAGTGCTGGGGATAGAGCTATTTTGGAAGATTATTTTGTGGCAAGAGATATTAATCTTATTTTGTAAGTTTGAGAGATATCCAAATAAATGGTTTTGAAATCGTAAAAAATAAGGGAGATATTATGTCAAAATAACATACTTTGCTGCAGCTTGAGCTTTTTGGTGCTTCTTATAATAATCATAACTATGGATTTTAGAGAAAACTCTAGAATTTGAAGATTCTTCCAAAGTGCAAGAATTTATTATAGTGTGCTTTAGTCAATTGTCTCCCCACAAATTTCATGCttatcaccaaaaaaaaaaaagtaagggTGGATTTTCTGTCCACTTTGCAAAAAAGCTCCAGAAATAATTTCTCATGTGTTGGTGGATTGTGTTATTGTTCGAAACTGCTGGAATTATCTCAATGAGGGTGTAATACATTGGCAACTTTGGAAAGCATAAAATGAGATAGTTTGGAATCTTTCTACTCTTGTTGCTTTTAACATTGTAAGGTCTTCTGCTACTTTTTTTGATGTTGAATATTgctcatgaaaataataaatctGCTCCTCAAAGTTATGTTGGTTCAGTTAGGGAGGTTGAGCACGCGATGAAACCATTGGCTAATATGATCAAAATTAACACAGATGTTGTAATTTTTGACAGTGCAAGAAAGTTTGATTTTTCCATAATCATTCGTGATTCTGCTGGTGTGATGGTGGAGGCCCGTGTGTGCTGTGTGGAGGGTGTTGTGCGTACGTATATGGTTGAGGCTCTTGGTGTAAAGAAAGCTCTTTAATTGGTTAAAGAATAACTCAACGGTTCATGCTCAAGTAAAAACCGACTGCATCAACATTGTTACTACTATTTATAATTctattgaaatattttttaagttcagTATTATTATTCATGATTGTAAGAACTCTTTGCTTCTCTTAGCAATGTTTTCATTTGTTATGTTAAACTGAATTTATATCTCCTTGACCATATTATTATAGATGATAATTGTCCCTTTGATTTGTTGCCTTTGTTGATTGTCCACTATCTCTATTAATAAAGTTCTAATATTtcctttctaaaaaaaaaaagtttatagaAGCTAAGCTATATGTGTGCTTATTCTTTGAGTATTCTATTAATAAAGTTCTAATATTTCCTTTCTAAAAACAAAGTTTATGGAAGCTAAGCTATATGTGTGCTTATTCTTTGAGTATTATTATGAGACATATATTAAAACGAGGTTAcactttataattttttgttaagattttttttaatttttattaaaataaaataaataaaacttaatattaaattatatcaatagtaatattacactaaaaaaaaatagagtacattttcttttttcaaatattGGAAAATGatattctcaaaaaaaaaaaaaaaaaaaaaaaatattggaaaatgatgataaaagcttaaaataaaataaaagttgtgAGAAAGAGAAGCGTTGGATTGACGCCAAAACCCAAAAATGGTGAACTATATGCTTCAGATCACCGCTGAGCTCGAGAACCTCACCGATCTTCAGCCTCAAGGTGGCTGCGATGACCCCAATTTCTCCTATCTCTTCAAGGTCACTCTCTCTCCAACACTCCAATTTCTCTGTTCTTATGCCATTGCCTCGTATAATGAACTACTATTCTGTTCAAATTAGGGATTCTGCTTACTTCCATCATTCATGTATAATCGTAGTTGTAATCCATTATCATATCTTAACTATTTCCATAAATTTAATTTAGTGTTTATACTGTtataaatttaatctttaatctGGGTAATATTTGTCTTTTTGATTGTTGTAGTTGAAATGTGGAAGATGTGGAGAAGAGACACAGAAAGAAACTTCTTTGACATTGAGTGAGACTGTTCCTCTCGCTGTAGGCAAGGGCACAGTTCATCTTTCTCAGAAGGTAATTTCTATGCCTTTCCTTTCCTTTCAAGTAatccaatttttcatgcttgctttatatagggattGGTTTGATGGTAATACATTTATAAACATGTTAGATCAATTTGGTTTCCCATTGAATTGTTTATCTCGGTGTAAAACTTTATGCCATTGAATCTGGTGATTCTGGTCTACAGGTTTGTTTTCGTTTATACTGCAATTTAGTAGCTTATTTGTATAATCACAATGGGATTAGAACCCCTTTCCCttttacacacacacacactcacaCAACCAACATTCTATGATGCTTCAGCATTTATGTATAACAAATCAGTAGTTGTATTTTATCAACATTCTATCTGTATCTTTTTAGGGTGGAAAAAAAGATTGTATCTCTTTTTTCTTCAACCTATGCTGCTGTACTGAATTGTGATTGGGTCGACCTTTAAGGTATAGGGATATAAATCTTTTAAGATCAATCAACAAAACTGGCTGAATTTGTCTTAGACTCTTAGTTGTGTGAATAAGTATTGAGTTTCTATGATGCTAGCATAGTCTTAAAGACAAAATTCTGTGATTTGCCGAGTTCTTGCTTGTAACTATAATGCTCGTGCAGTTCATTTGATAAAACATGGCCTTTATTAGATTGAGTTTGTGGAGGCTAAGTAATTGTTTTCAAAGTCTAATTCTCTTGTTCCCATTTCCTTTGTTTTGGTGGCATGGCTCTTCTTCGTCTTGGTTTTTTCAACAcaattttaatttcatttatggTTTGATAGTGGGGAACTGCACCACTTATAATTGGCATTACTTTACCAAAGTTAGTACTAATATTTGTGTTTCAGTGCAAGTTTTGCGGGAGGGATGGAACAATCACAATGATCCCGGGTCGCGGTAAACCACTGAGCCATGGAGATAGTGAGGCAGGGAAATTCAGCCCATTGATGATGTTTGAATGCAGGGGTTATGAACCTTTGAACTACCTTTTCGTTGATGGGTGGAAGGCTGTATCTGTAAGTTTTTCTTTCTGGATTCGCCTTTTTCGTTATAAGCCAGTTTTTGTTTTCAGTCTTTGTTACTTACGATGATGATGACAATGACAATGACAACGACTTGTGTTATGCTGTGTAGCTTGAGGGTACAAAATTTGATGAGATAGACTTGTCAGATGGAGAGTTTGCTGAGTATGACGAGAAGGGAGAGTGTCCGGttatgatttccaatcttcgcTCTACTTTTGTTGTGGTCAAGTAAAAGTAAAACTACCATTTGTGTTGGGGGAGTAAATCAAGCACAAAAATTCTCTGTGAAACATACATTTGAGATCTGGTTATAATAATATAGAAATGTTAAAAGGGCACCTTAGTCTTACTATTATATCATACATTACTCATTTTGATTTAATCAATTATTATGAAAAAGCCTTAACTATTCACAAAATATAATACCACGCCCAATAAGCTCATAATTAGGATTATTAGCATAAATGACTTAATTTTTATAAGTTCATTTGGTATGAGCAACTTAAAATAATCCGATTAATTAGAATATTACAGTGGAGAATATGATTGCATAGTTTTTTTTACTCTAGATTTACTTTTGATTGAATCATATTTAAGAATTTGATAAATTGttgtgaaaaataaatttaaaattatttatatataagtttaTTGTATTAAGATTGAAGAGGATATTTAGAGTTCAAGTTTTTGAAAGGATTGAGAACACCCTATAAGGGTAATGGTATTAATATTTTCAGACTTAAAAACGAAAAAACCTCATAACAAACATtagaaaaaacaataataatcaaGTTATTTTagcttaaaaagaaaaattatataacatTCTAagttttttatgaataattttgatatttttctaaatataatagatttacaaatatactttcacatattgttaaaaaaaaatactcaaaaGAACTTTGTTATGTAGAACTCAAAAATTTGATTGTCAGTTTTTTTTCTCGATAACAGTTTGTTATTTCAAGCATTGAATTACCATACAAAGTGGAACTCATGGATATATGCGCTAAAAATCCTAATAACAATAAGAGAAAATTGCAACCAAAGTACCAAACTTTCACTTTAATAGCAGGTGAATACCAAAATTTTGATAACAAagataaaaatacaataatgaCTCATATCATAACTCAGGCTCCTCTAGCTTTCAAAAATCCCTGTATGGTACTATTCAATAAAATTATAACACACAACAAAATTGATCAGTTGTACTATCTGCTAGTTTCATGTTTTGTTTTGTCtacataatatattatattagcaCAGCTCCTTCATTTTCTAGGGACAAAATTGTTGAACCTTCAAAGTTAGTAACAGCAAAATTACAAGAGAAGGCAATCAAAGAGTTCTCTCATATCCATTTCTTTGATCTGAAGGATTTCATCTATTGCCTCAGAAAAGCACTCAAGTGACAGATTTGATGAATTTGGTGATGTTTCTCAAACCAATGATTCATTTCTAACTTCTATCTTCTTCCATTGGACTAATTCATTCTGCAATCTCTCCTTCCTCTAATTCTAATTCATCCTCTGCACCTGTCTCTTCCTTGTTAAGTATACCTTCCAAACCGAAAAAATCGCCACTTAAGTTTTTTAAGTCATcagtctcttcttcttccttgttaAGTAGACCTTCCAAATCAAGAAAATCGTCCGGATTAATTTCTGCAATCAAATCTGAGTATGCGTCTATTAACCCCTgatcaaaatcaaaatccaaCTCATCAAATTGCTCTCCTTTATTGGTAGGAGATTGGAAGGCACTTCCTGCTGCAGCTCCTGCAGACAAAGCTCCCCTTGATGTGCTATTTGGTACTTTCCCAGACTTACTTTGATTGGTGAACTGTTGTGGGGATGTTGAGTTCACCGAGCTCTCATTTTTCATAAGATCAAAGACTTGAGGAGCCAATGAGCTGTCAGTTTCGGCTATTTCTTCCTCTTTAAAAGGAACACCTCCCATCTTTAATCGATTATTGCTTCCAAAATTTCTGAAGTCCGGTTTGTGAGAAGAGGGATAAACATCTTTAATGACTTCAAAATCAATATTGTGTGAAGGGGTAAACACATATATGGCAGGGTACTCCAAAATCACCctatttgttaattgttgtcTCAGAGGAACCTTAACATCTAACTCATAGAAAGGTGAAGTTGACCCCTGAAAATACCCCCAATTCAAGATTGTCTCAATCAAACATACTTATTATGCAAAAAGAATGACTGATAAAATAACAATCAAGTAACACAAGACTATGCACAAAGACAATGCAAACAAACACTTGGTTACATTTACCTTGATCAAGCTCATATATTCTAAAACTATCAAAGTAATCAGTTCTAAGACAAACAATAGCAAACCTTTTGATATTTCCTGATGAAGAACCTAAGATTTTCCAGGTCTTCATCACAAAATCGCTTCAATTGATGATTCCAAGGACCGGGCTTTAAATGGTTCCCAACAATGGAGGAGATATTCAGGTTTTCATCAATTCTGTATCAGCATCAAACTCATTAACCACTAAGAAAGTAAAGACCTTAACACATAACTCAAAATGCTAGAAATCACCAAGCTCACTCATTATCAAGTAACACAACATCTGTTGAATGAAACCGCCACTCGATCGTCCAGTAAATGCATTTCTTCCTAAAGCATATCAATCAAAGAAACTTTAAAAACCAATAAGCAAACTAACATCAAAGCATTATACTAAGTTCTAACTAAACAAGTAAATTCAACCAAGAATACTGAACATTAAAAACTTATGATCCTTCCCATCCATGAATTCGAAAGGAACCATTTAAAAGCCAACTACCTTTGATCATAGTGAGTTTGATTCTTCTCTCTTTTTGCCATGCCACTTGGAAGAAACAAAATTTTTGTTCTCCTACTTGCAGCAGCACTTCTAACACTCCTAAGGTGAAACGGTAGCTTATAATGATTATATCTGCATAGCTTATTTCTCATTCTTTGAGCAGATTCAGAAACCCTTTTCACCTCCTCAAGCAAATTATAATCTACACCCAAAAAAACAACCCAATTCAAatcaagaaaagaaaataaatttcaagaagtcaatagattaaaaaaaagtacCAGAGATGAGTTGATTATCGTCGAACTGAGAAATAGGGACAAAGTGAGTCCGGCTCCTCTTGCCAGTACAACCAGTTCGTTGCTTGTGAGATTTAACGCAGGGAAGGCTACAAGAGCGAAAAGAGCAACCTGGGCATTTGTATTTTGAATGCTTGAATTTGCACTCTTCacataaatttaagtcttttcGTTCTTCCTCCATTTTTAGTGTCTGGGGTTTAACCAAGGTTTATACTTTATACACTGTACATAAAAACAAATAGTAATAAACTAATTGTGATGAACTTTATTTGGTGAAAAGATTGTATAGTAACTTGTATAtatatgcataaaaaaaaaaagaaagacctAGTGATGAAGTGTTGGGATTCCTCCAAATGATTATTAATTATGGCAGAGATGAAGGAAACGAGAGCTGATGATGAGGACAAGGAGGAACAGTTCGGCGGCGTTTCAAAATCTTTTCTTTTAGAGAAAATTACACTCAAACacgtaaattatattttatttataaggatacccatattaatttaaatagatAAAAGTAACGAaagtcatatacatatatattcggCATTCTCTCTCGTCACTAGTGCATTAttcacgattttttttttttcggatAAAATTCAtcattctttctttctttcataaACTTTCATTTAAACTttacacatatataatttttttattattttttaaaaataactctCATTTTTTTATTCAACTATCAATCTaacttcatttatttatttatcttttttctctTAGTACATAGCATCTAAatatctcttcttttttttttttgagtgtcaTCTAAATATCtctttcattttattatttttttaaaaaaactttataataaatttccaacttcatgtatctctctttttttcttttgcaattttttaaaaaaaattattttttactacCCAAATAGAGTTAAGAGTTATatcattgtaattttttttatgatgatcattttaatatgtgagaaGTATATATCTTTCTCCTTCACCAAAGAAGATTTATAAGATCAAATGAagcattttagtttcttttatatttttttaacaaataaataattaatctttaaacTTAAACAAAATTTAATGTATCAACAACTTAATAGGGTTACtaaaaaggttttttttttatttattttatcagtTACaagattaaattataaataaacatatgTTATAAAACTATTTTCATAGATGTATAAAATAACTTGTAAATAAACCAAATAGTATCTTAAACATCATATAAGTTACACTAAGTCAaacattaaatttaattagacaaaattaaatatactaaCCAATTCCATaagttactaaaaaaattattttttttaattactgaAAGTaactaaattgtattttttatatacttatttttatagaacaattttaataaattttaaaattaattataaaaaaaatcatatagtatcttaaatttatattttaaaaaatataaaataaaaataagttatattataatttattaattctaaatatgtTTGGAGGCACATAAAGTagctatataatatatatatatatataacataaatgtaTCTTGatcaataatataatttagtaataaaattatagttttaaaaGTAACTAACTAGtaaaaaatatgatttaaaaGTAATTTATTGGTAGGTAACGAAGATGCATATGAGAtactaagtataatttattaaaaaaaattaattagtattgtAGTACCTTATTTTTTGATAACATCTAGTAActcttaaataatataaaataaatattctctggattagtcacaataaaaagaaaatacttttagtatggtacatatttgattttatttgagtttaaaaattttgttattttatttgaataatttataaaagaaactaaatgattttttttttattttaaatatcttatttggtGATGGTAAAAATTATACACTATTCACGTATCAAAATGATCAACTTAATAAGTAAattgtaataatattatattttaatcaatatgataaatgatgtagttgtttttttttaattgtaaaaaataGAAATGGAGAttgattcaaaaaataaaataaataaataaaaagaaagattAATCAGCATAAAGAAAAgtgaaaatgataaaaaaaaaaagaaaaacaatgtgCCATTTGAGTTTGACAATAACGACAAAAAATATagcatatatttatttacatatGTAGTACATTATTAGCGCtcaatgtaatatttattaattattttatatttaagtatataattaaaaaatttccttCAAAGTAACCTAatagtttcttttatatttttttaataaaaaaaagtaaccaattaattaaacaaaattCAATATGTCAACTAATTTtatattactaaaaattatttgtaattttatatataaaagttactGTATGGTATATATTCTTTATAAACTTATTTTATAGAattatttcaataaatattatacaatgagtatatatatatattttaaaaaattacgcTTATTTTACTAAGAGAAGctatttagtaattttttgtattttattgtattttattaaattttaaatatattaaaaggtAACGTGAAAGTtgctataaaaataacaaacaaaaaaataacataatgatCAACAATATATAAgttaatgaaaataaaattataatttttaaagttaaccAACTAGAATAAGTAACAAAAATAtgtatatgaaatattatttcACAAACTATTTAGTATTTAatgtcttatttttttttttcattaataatatctcataattttaaatattttttttttgattaacaacatttaataaattaaaaaattgctttgaattttaaatatatttttccacTTGTTGAAATGGTTAGATTAAAAAACATATTACAATGGTATTATTCCCAAACCATTAAAGTAATTGGAAAATAAATGAtacttggaaaaaaaaaaaattgatgttaaaagaaaaaaaaaaagtacaccaaaaaaaaaaccaagtcAGCAATAGTGGCGCTGACAACataataataagaatataaataattaagtacatAATTTCGGTAGAACCAACCTATTTttaacaattaaaattaatttcgcTTTTTCCATAAATAGTTATCTTATaacgtatatatataaaaaatcccCTTTCTTTTATGTACTCTCCTGTAAAGACAGGGCCCATTGAACCCGAAAAGCACTGACTCGGGCCGACccgaaaaattattctatttttcatTTGATAAAGAAGATTTTCTTTTGTTGCTTTGTTTGCTGTAAATGAAATGAGAATAATTAACGAGAataaatagatttaaaataaaaaataattaaaaataatattttattttgttgtttactAAATTGATTagaaataaaatccaaattattttattttatttacatcactagaaaaaataattaaaacagtTTAATTTGACTAAATTATTATTGTAAAGGTATTTCTTATAAAAATGAGGAgagaatttttctttttatttcttcCTTAATTTGTGAGTGCCCTATTAGTTTTTCTCATGGGATAATTACGTaaggtattattttttttgtaaaaaaaaattatatttttacatttaaataatttttttttatatatttttacagtttttcataaaaataacacgaaaactacaaaacaaactacataaaaataacatctaaataacaccaaaataacaacaaaaataacatacacataacaaaaactcaacaacaaattaacaagcgtacaacataaaaatatcatattttctgtaaataaaataaaaaaattgtaaaaatatttaaaattctgtgaaattgtatttttgtaatttttttgttatttttgtgtatttgtgaaataatcccttttCCCATTctaaaatttagtaaacaaaTTAATGGGAATCAGTCTTATATAATTGATTCTCATTCCCCTTTAGTAAACATGTATCTGAACATGCATTCTAATTGTGCAATTATTTTTAGCGGTGTGGATAAATAGATCCAATCCACTTATAACCGACCAATCTAATTATAACCAATCACTAAATATTAGATATTCAATTGTAATTGGATCAGATAgattgttatttttgaatatacAATTGGATTCGATCAGATGTTTGATGAGACGTTAAAAAATCCAATACATTCAATATCCAAtcgaattaattaatatttttgttagatTGTAtgaatccaattcaatccaattaatattaaatttaatacattaGATATATCTCATtcgatccaaaaaaaaaattatatgcttaaaatatttgataaatttaaactaattcaataaatatactaatatatatagggaaacttacaaaaatactgatttTTAGCTtaatctttacaaaaatactgttataCGCCAGAAATTACTTTTATACTGGATTGggcttttgtttttcttttatactgtagaCACAGAAAATCAATACTAATGACTTCATCTTCGTCCCTCACGCATAGAACCTGCCCAGCAACACCAAAATACCCGGAAGATACCCATTAATTCTGGTGAAATAATAAatgaaacaaaaaatttagacaCTAAAAACCCAccagattattttaaaaacgaaaaataaaaaaaattaacaaacttatATCTGAAATTCATAAATCAAAAACAGTCACTAGCATCTAAAATTGTATTAGAATACATCCTATATtgagaaaaatacaaattaatatacTTTATTGCACAAGTA from Cannabis sativa cultivar Pink pepper isolate KNU-18-1 chromosome 4, ASM2916894v1, whole genome shotgun sequence carries:
- the LOC115715191 gene encoding uncharacterized protein LOC115715191 translates to MVNYMLQITAELENLTDLQPQGGCDDPNFSYLFKLKCGRCGEETQKETSLTLSETVPLAVGKGTVHLSQKCKFCGRDGTITMIPGRGKPLSHGDSEAGKFSPLMMFECRGYEPLNYLFVDGWKAVSLEGTKFDEIDLSDGEFAEYDEKGECPVMISNLRSTFVVVK
- the LOC115712196 gene encoding uncharacterized protein LOC115712196 — translated: MEEERKDLNLCEECKFKHSKYKCPGCSFRSCSLPCVKSHKQRTGCTGKRSRTHFVPISQFDDNQLISDYNLLEEVKRVSESAQRMRNKLCRYNHYKLPFHLRSVRSAAASRRTKILFLPSGMAKREKNQTHYDQRKKCIYWTIEWRFHSTDVVLLDNEIDENLNISSIVGNHLKPGPWNHQLKRFCDEDLENLRFFIRKYQKGSTSPFYELDVKVPLRQQLTNRVILEYPAIYVFTPSHNIDFEVIKDVYPSSHKPDFRNFGSNNRLKMGGVPFKEEEIAETDSSLAPQVFDLMKNESSVNSTSPQQFTNQSKSGKVPNSTSRGALSAGAAAGSAFQSPTNKGEQFDELDFDFDQGLIDAYSDLIAEINPDDFLDLEGLLNKEEEETDDLKNLSGDFFGLEGILNKEETGAEDELELEEGEIAE